A stretch of Candidatus Symbiobacter mobilis CR DNA encodes these proteins:
- a CDS encoding response regulator transcription factor — translation MKRILIIDDAATVRMYHRNILEAAGYIVEEAMNGIEALEKALQNPFQLYIVDINMPKLDGYGFLRELRSQDIDQAPAIMISTEAEARDRTVAFASGANAFLVKPVKPDQLLVNVKLLIEGVA, via the coding sequence ATGAAACGCATCTTGATCATCGACGATGCGGCAACGGTACGCATGTATCACCGTAACATTCTAGAGGCAGCAGGCTACATTGTCGAGGAAGCAATGAATGGCATTGAAGCTTTGGAGAAAGCACTACAGAATCCATTTCAATTGTACATAGTCGACATCAATATGCCGAAGTTGGATGGTTACGGATTTTTGCGTGAATTACGTTCACAAGATATCGATCAGGCGCCAGCGATTATGATTTCAACGGAAGCGGAAGCCCGTGATCGTACAGTTGCTTTTGCCTCGGGCGCCAATGCGTTTTTGGTCAAACCTGTCAAACCAGATCAATTACTGGTCAACGTCAAGCTGCTGATTGAAGGGGTGGCATGA
- a CDS encoding methyl-accepting chemotaxis protein: protein MALLKKPASKSTTATPTEGKSSAMAAREAEEQRKRARTLAKQQQAAERIAAATGQLSSGINEAASAAEELKRASDQIATGAAEASGAAQESLAAFKQVVDSIVRQQQNGDIGQAKGEAVQSLIIKTSADVTGMVSNVGVAAQRQNASVAMVAELEKQAANIGDIVKAVARIADQTNLLALNAAIEAARAGKHGKGFAVVADEVRTLAETSEKSAKQIQDLVGQIQQEVKIIAEGISASAKSVEGEVENGKNITTQLEQMRIDVTEIVKGVREIAVGAQQSKIAAQQALKGSEDIAAAAEEQSAASEQSSKTVAEQAQALAECEQAAQSLSELAEDLKTSTDVAKSAEEVASAAEQLSSAVAEINRSGAQIMEAIDQIRKGAEVQSAGTAEASAAITQIEKGLELALKRASVNSEKVESIKKLLTVNKAAVNALIAGIFASAESSKESIKQIKDLALVSRRIDKIVDAITTVSIQTNMLAVNGSIEAARAGEFGKGFVVVATDIRNLAHDSAENADRIKDMVKAVQDQISVVGRDLEEIVVTAQGEVEKAKLTTTNLITIDTDINDVESSTQEILSAANEIAAATAQVKKGVEQIAAAAQEADKAATESASAAKQQAQGAEELAAAIEEIASLADELQSN, encoded by the coding sequence ATGGCCCTGTTGAAGAAACCTGCATCCAAGTCCACCACCGCAACGCCTACGGAGGGGAAATCGTCCGCCATGGCTGCGAGAGAAGCCGAAGAACAGCGCAAACGCGCTCGAACCCTCGCCAAACAACAACAAGCGGCGGAACGGATTGCAGCAGCAACCGGCCAATTGTCTTCCGGCATCAATGAAGCAGCATCTGCCGCAGAAGAACTAAAACGCGCATCGGACCAAATTGCTACCGGGGCAGCAGAAGCATCCGGTGCAGCCCAGGAATCTCTGGCAGCATTCAAACAGGTGGTGGATTCGATCGTCCGTCAACAGCAAAATGGGGACATAGGCCAAGCGAAGGGAGAAGCCGTTCAATCCCTGATTATCAAAACCAGCGCTGATGTCACCGGCATGGTCAGCAACGTTGGAGTTGCCGCACAACGCCAAAACGCATCTGTGGCCATGGTTGCAGAACTGGAAAAGCAGGCAGCCAACATCGGTGATATCGTCAAAGCTGTCGCACGCATTGCAGACCAAACCAATTTGTTAGCTCTAAATGCAGCCATTGAGGCTGCACGTGCAGGCAAACACGGTAAAGGCTTTGCAGTCGTAGCCGATGAAGTCAGAACGCTGGCAGAGACTTCGGAAAAGAGCGCCAAACAAATTCAAGACCTGGTCGGGCAAATTCAGCAAGAAGTCAAAATCATTGCAGAAGGCATTAGTGCTTCCGCCAAGTCTGTCGAAGGAGAAGTGGAAAACGGAAAAAACATCACCACACAATTGGAACAAATGCGCATCGATGTCACGGAAATTGTCAAAGGGGTGCGCGAGATTGCGGTAGGCGCGCAACAATCAAAAATTGCCGCGCAGCAAGCCCTAAAAGGTTCGGAAGACATTGCTGCTGCGGCAGAAGAACAATCCGCCGCTTCCGAGCAATCTTCCAAAACCGTTGCGGAACAAGCGCAGGCTCTGGCCGAGTGCGAACAAGCCGCACAAAGTTTGTCCGAATTGGCAGAGGATTTGAAAACCTCCACCGATGTGGCCAAGAGTGCCGAAGAAGTCGCTTCTGCAGCGGAACAACTATCTTCCGCAGTGGCAGAAATCAACAGGTCCGGCGCGCAGATCATGGAAGCCATCGATCAAATTCGCAAAGGCGCCGAAGTGCAATCCGCCGGCACTGCGGAAGCTTCAGCAGCAATCACGCAAATCGAAAAGGGCCTGGAACTTGCCCTAAAACGCGCCTCAGTCAATTCCGAGAAAGTGGAATCCATCAAAAAACTTCTTACTGTCAACAAAGCCGCAGTCAATGCACTCATCGCTGGAATCTTCGCCTCTGCAGAATCTTCCAAAGAGAGTATCAAACAAATTAAAGATCTTGCGTTGGTTTCCCGGCGCATCGACAAAATTGTCGATGCGATTACCACGGTATCAATTCAAACCAATATGCTTGCAGTGAATGGATCGATTGAAGCAGCGCGGGCTGGAGAATTCGGCAAGGGATTTGTGGTTGTCGCTACAGATATTCGAAATCTTGCTCATGATTCAGCAGAAAACGCCGACCGAATCAAGGATATGGTGAAAGCCGTGCAAGATCAAATTAGTGTAGTAGGCCGAGACTTGGAAGAAATTGTCGTGACGGCACAGGGGGAAGTGGAAAAAGCCAAACTCACTACAACGAATCTTATCACCATCGATACCGACATTAATGACGTCGAAAGCAGTACGCAAGAAATTTTGTCTGCAGCTAATGAAATTGCCGCAGCCACTGCGCAAGTCAAAAAGGGGGTAGAACAAATTGCCGCCGCAGCGCAAGAAGCCGACAAGGCCGCTACGGAGTCCGCGTCCGCTGCCAAACAGCAGGCGCAAGGTGCAGAAGAATTGGCTGCTGCTATTGAAGAAATCGCATCCCTGGCCGATGAGCTGCAAAGCAATTAA
- a CDS encoding chemotaxis protein CheW gives MTMETRELPDDPSQVASVDAGDDEDNMNNQMADIRQFVTFIAGDEVFAVDMAPVQEIIRVPDVVRVPMSPHTLDGLSNLRGKVLPIISLRRIFGFDERTHDDATRALVIDIGQPLGFVVDKVASVVGVESSKIEGVGTIHGTVNTELLSGIIKDVGGHAMIMILDFAKLIAQEFSEIAAISKTSVMTGGLSANTDNQGSSDDTLSDELQLVSFEVAGQEYAITIDDVQEIVQVPENIVHIPRSESHVLGVMTLRNRLLPLVNLRRMFALPAQDADEHSRIVVVSLGTSSVGIVMDCVNEVLRVAKSDVDAMPGLLARDGDLKDISGICRLNNGKRLVSIISASNLFRHSAIKEALHTVDSLDEDKTNQSIDDDEKSNDDDEQVVVFRLDKEEFGVPIESVQEIVRVPEVLTHIPKAPSFVEGVINLRGAVLPVIDLRRRLGLPNVERCDRQRVMVFLIEGLRTGFIVDSVAEVLKIHKSAIEAAPRLSSTQSKLLARMANLEKQNRMVQLIAPAHLIESRELADLAEIAT, from the coding sequence ATGACTATGGAAACTAGGGAATTGCCAGACGACCCGTCGCAAGTCGCGTCGGTCGACGCTGGTGATGACGAAGACAACATGAATAATCAAATGGCCGATATACGGCAATTTGTGACATTCATTGCTGGTGATGAGGTGTTCGCGGTCGATATGGCGCCGGTACAGGAAATCATTCGGGTTCCCGACGTGGTGCGTGTACCCATGTCTCCTCACACGCTGGACGGCCTATCGAATCTGCGCGGCAAGGTCTTGCCAATCATCAGTTTGCGTCGCATCTTCGGTTTTGATGAGCGCACACACGACGACGCCACCCGTGCTTTGGTCATCGACATTGGCCAGCCATTGGGCTTTGTGGTAGACAAAGTGGCGAGCGTCGTTGGCGTAGAGTCCAGCAAAATCGAAGGCGTTGGAACCATTCACGGCACAGTCAACACGGAACTGCTTTCAGGGATCATCAAAGACGTGGGCGGGCACGCGATGATCATGATCTTGGATTTCGCAAAGCTGATTGCACAAGAATTTTCCGAAATTGCAGCGATAAGCAAGACCAGTGTCATGACAGGTGGATTGTCTGCCAACACTGATAACCAAGGAAGTAGCGACGATACCTTGAGTGACGAGCTGCAATTGGTGAGCTTTGAAGTGGCTGGCCAAGAATACGCAATCACCATCGATGATGTGCAAGAAATCGTCCAGGTACCCGAGAACATAGTGCATATTCCGCGTTCGGAGTCTCACGTCCTCGGTGTGATGACGCTGCGTAACCGCTTATTGCCCCTGGTCAATCTGCGGCGTATGTTTGCGCTGCCTGCGCAAGATGCCGACGAACACAGCCGCATCGTGGTGGTGTCCTTGGGAACCTCTTCCGTGGGCATTGTCATGGACTGTGTCAATGAAGTGCTGCGCGTAGCAAAAAGCGATGTCGATGCTATGCCTGGACTCTTGGCGCGAGACGGCGATTTGAAAGATATTTCTGGCATTTGTCGCCTCAATAACGGTAAACGCCTTGTATCGATCATTTCCGCAAGCAATCTGTTCCGCCATTCCGCCATCAAGGAGGCACTGCATACTGTGGATAGCTTAGACGAGGACAAAACCAATCAGAGTATTGATGATGACGAAAAGTCGAATGACGACGATGAACAAGTCGTGGTATTCCGTCTCGACAAGGAAGAGTTTGGCGTTCCCATAGAGAGCGTGCAAGAAATTGTCCGCGTACCGGAAGTGCTCACGCATATACCCAAGGCCCCTTCTTTCGTCGAAGGAGTCATCAATCTGCGCGGTGCTGTGCTGCCTGTCATCGACCTGCGAAGGCGTTTGGGATTGCCGAATGTAGAGCGTTGTGACCGACAACGCGTCATGGTGTTTCTGATCGAAGGCTTGCGCACCGGTTTCATTGTCGATTCGGTTGCTGAAGTTCTGAAAATTCACAAGTCAGCCATTGAAGCAGCGCCACGTCTTTCAAGTACACAAAGCAAGCTGCTGGCACGGATGGCAAATTTGGAAAAACAAAACCGCATGGTGCAATTGATTGCCCCAGCGCATTTGATCGAAAGCCGAGAGCTTGCAGATCTTGCAGAAATAGCAACGTGA
- a CDS encoding CheR family methyltransferase, which translates to MSESIINEQDFEKFREYFYRKTGIQFEQTKRYFVDKRLEERIEATNSGSFRNYFTMLRFEASGEELQHLTNLMTVNETYFFREEYQFQCLVKSILPELTKSKRDRKPIRVWVIPSSSGEESYSIAIYLLEYWNEIDIWDIEIISSDIDTKILRMAREGVYSQRSVQHLPTKILNKYFTAKSSEYQICESLRQAVEFTRVNLSDRADTRAYRDFDVIFCRNLLIYFDDVSRKAAAETFYDAIKPGGFVCLGHSESMSRVSSLYKVRKFPEAIVYQKPLEAR; encoded by the coding sequence ATGAGCGAATCTATCATCAACGAACAAGATTTTGAAAAGTTTCGCGAATATTTTTATCGCAAAACTGGAATCCAGTTCGAGCAGACAAAACGTTATTTCGTCGATAAACGATTGGAAGAACGCATAGAAGCCACCAATAGTGGGAGCTTCCGAAATTATTTCACAATGCTGCGGTTTGAGGCATCCGGTGAAGAACTTCAGCATCTGACCAACCTGATGACAGTCAATGAAACCTATTTCTTTCGCGAGGAATACCAGTTTCAATGTTTAGTCAAATCGATTCTTCCAGAATTGACAAAGAGTAAAAGAGATAGGAAGCCGATACGTGTCTGGGTCATTCCATCTTCTTCAGGCGAGGAATCCTATTCGATTGCGATATATCTTCTTGAATATTGGAACGAGATCGATATATGGGATATCGAGATCATCTCATCCGATATTGATACCAAGATTCTTCGCATGGCACGGGAAGGCGTGTATTCGCAGCGTTCTGTACAACATTTGCCAACAAAAATTCTGAATAAGTATTTCACAGCAAAATCAAGCGAATATCAAATTTGTGAAAGTTTGCGCCAAGCTGTGGAATTCACCCGAGTCAATTTATCTGATCGCGCCGATACCAGAGCATACCGGGATTTTGACGTCATCTTTTGCAGAAATCTGTTAATATATTTTGATGATGTTTCACGCAAAGCAGCAGCAGAGACATTTTATGATGCCATAAAACCAGGTGGTTTTGTTTGTTTGGGACATTCCGAATCCATGAGTCGTGTTTCTTCTCTTTACAAAGTTCGGAAATTTCCCGAAGCTATCGTATATCAAAAACCTTTGGAGGCACGATGA
- the cheB gene encoding chemotaxis-specific protein-glutamate methyltransferase CheB, which produces MTKLLIVDDSALMRRQLVSLFEEAGGFQIHQARNGREAVEENRSFMPDVVTLDINMPEMDGITALSLIMAERPVPVVMLSSLTEKGALATFEALNLGAVDYIAKPGGTISLSLGGIKEELVNKVRAAALAKIKEKKVSSARGLAQRLRDEREKPVPRPMAVRRGVAGEGLVIIGVSTGGPRTLEDILPLFPANFPWPVLVAQHMPSSFTRPFAERLNAMCELTVQEADHPMPIEAGIIYIGKGGADMLVVQRGGKLTVVPKPENKEYLWHPSVELLGRSVLEHCDPSRVVGVMLTGMGYDGADAFAEIKKRGGRTIAESRESAVVFGMPAELIERGGASVVLDSDKIAAQINVWAGR; this is translated from the coding sequence ATGACAAAACTCCTCATCGTCGATGACTCTGCGCTAATGCGACGTCAGTTGGTCAGCTTGTTTGAAGAAGCAGGGGGCTTTCAAATTCATCAAGCAAGAAATGGACGTGAAGCAGTGGAAGAAAACCGCAGCTTCATGCCTGACGTCGTCACGCTGGACATCAATATGCCGGAAATGGACGGCATTACGGCACTGTCACTGATCATGGCAGAACGTCCAGTACCAGTAGTCATGCTTTCTTCCTTGACAGAAAAAGGAGCGCTGGCAACCTTTGAGGCATTGAATCTCGGTGCGGTTGATTACATCGCCAAACCTGGTGGAACCATTTCCTTGTCCCTTGGTGGAATCAAGGAAGAACTGGTCAACAAAGTACGGGCAGCAGCGCTCGCCAAGATCAAGGAGAAAAAAGTTTCCAGCGCCAGGGGGCTGGCGCAGCGTCTGCGCGATGAGCGGGAAAAGCCCGTTCCACGTCCGATGGCCGTTAGGCGCGGGGTAGCGGGTGAGGGACTGGTGATCATTGGCGTTTCCACTGGTGGGCCACGCACGTTGGAAGACATCTTGCCTCTATTTCCTGCCAACTTTCCGTGGCCAGTGCTAGTAGCCCAACACATGCCAAGCTCATTCACACGCCCGTTTGCGGAACGCCTCAACGCCATGTGCGAACTGACGGTGCAAGAAGCCGACCACCCGATGCCGATAGAAGCCGGAATCATCTACATTGGCAAAGGCGGTGCAGATATGCTGGTGGTGCAACGCGGCGGAAAGCTCACCGTAGTTCCCAAACCTGAAAACAAAGAATATCTATGGCATCCCTCTGTGGAATTGCTGGGGCGTTCTGTGTTGGAACATTGCGATCCCTCACGGGTTGTAGGGGTAATGCTGACAGGCATGGGATACGACGGTGCGGATGCTTTTGCTGAAATCAAAAAACGCGGCGGTCGAACCATTGCCGAATCCAGAGAATCAGCAGTCGTTTTTGGTATGCCAGCCGAACTGATAGAGCGGGGTGGCGCCAGCGTAGTGCTGGACAGCGACAAAATTGCAGCCCAAATCAATGTCTGGGCAGGAAGGTAG
- a CDS encoding riboflavin synthase yields the protein MFTGIITAIGHIVHAAPPDHPEAQGLRLVLSCPPGYLEDVVPGDSIALNGACMTVCKADATASRFTVDVSAESLDKTTGFDNVGTPVHLEKALRLQDRLGGHLVSGHVDAVGRVLRCEPVGEGRALHVLAPPHLGKFLAVKGSVCIHGVSLTINGVADQPEGCAFHVHLIPHTLHATALDRLQPGSTVNLEIDLIARYVERMRWEEAPSHG from the coding sequence ATGTTTACTGGAATCATCACCGCCATCGGCCATATCGTCCACGCTGCTCCCCCTGACCATCCCGAAGCGCAAGGGCTGCGACTGGTCTTGTCTTGCCCGCCAGGCTACCTGGAAGACGTAGTCCCCGGCGACAGCATCGCGCTGAATGGCGCATGCATGACAGTCTGCAAAGCCGACGCCACAGCCAGCCGTTTCACCGTCGATGTGTCTGCGGAGTCCCTGGACAAAACAACGGGCTTCGACAACGTGGGCACACCCGTCCACCTGGAAAAAGCGCTGCGTCTGCAAGACAGGCTGGGCGGGCATCTCGTCAGCGGGCATGTCGATGCCGTCGGGCGCGTGCTGCGCTGTGAACCTGTGGGCGAAGGCAGAGCGCTACACGTCTTGGCCCCGCCGCATTTGGGCAAGTTCCTCGCAGTGAAGGGTTCCGTATGCATCCACGGGGTCAGTCTGACGATCAACGGCGTAGCCGATCAACCCGAAGGTTGCGCCTTCCACGTTCACCTGATCCCCCACACGCTGCACGCCACCGCGCTGGACCGGTTACAGCCCGGTAGCACGGTGAACCTGGAAATCGACCTGATCGCCCGCTATGTCGAACGAATGCGATGGGAAGAAGCGCCCAGTCATGGATAG
- a CDS encoding chemotaxis protein CheA: protein MNPLIEQFLSESRECLQGIGARLMQLENAPEDSTLMVSLFRLVHTLKGNCGLFEYPEMTRVLHAGEDLMDQVRRGQVAYTKDLADRLLDAMDFVGMLCDEIESSGSVGAGHAADSVRLAESLRELLCNAEVTSPESPVATAPNNPATRNGSAKSHKKLLHLDQIPEAVRMQAYRSAQAGANVHWIDYSPAEDCFFHGDDPFHQARNTPGTLWGCISAQKEWPKLAEMDPYQCLLNFHLLTIASREELDEYYRYVADQIHLTPVTPLLLVIPQGDPNGGPVYDDFVFDALRLLDEGKMEGLARAVRTLLEISGPDLWLSSALRWLLLVMEFEPTNTQALRTIIQSIHTLNPPQWNDIPPAPQQNHADAHADSPQPAGLLTAEEAVAMAELVEVQRKILSLPIEENWQLGRIKSVGTTIAGFLRTLHLLEVLPSLEVAVATAINEASSAPLLTWLDSSDWVSKLSSLVQEPNTENKADPVIPAMDSIETLAFSDSTAPASTSTAALGTKSKFGRRAEDAWSDPKSLRVDQIKIDRLMNLIGEMVVSKNALPYLASRAETVFGVRDLAREIKAQYAVINRIAEEMQDAIMQVRMMPVSFVFQRFPRLVRDISRKLNKEVNLVVEGETTEADKNIIESLSDPLIHIIRNSLDHGFEQPDVRRAAGKPAAGTLTIRASQDSDHVVIEIQDDGNGIDPQIIKRKAYEKGIIDEEALDRLSDQDAINLVFASGFSTATVVSDLSGRGVGMDVVKSAIEKVNGTVILESEKGQGTRLRLSLPLSMAVTNVMIIESDRQVFGIPMDTVVETVRVPRSAIYTIKNNLATVLRGRIVPLKSLNTLLGLTAAPITNADDELAVLVIRHNKESVGLLVDDFRETVDIILKPMTGVLSGLSAYSGSALMGDGSVLMVLNVKEIF, encoded by the coding sequence ATGAATCCACTGATTGAACAATTTCTCTCAGAATCGCGAGAATGCTTGCAGGGCATTGGCGCACGCCTGATGCAACTGGAAAATGCGCCGGAAGACTCCACCTTGATGGTGTCATTATTCCGATTGGTGCATACCCTCAAGGGCAACTGCGGATTATTCGAGTACCCGGAAATGACGCGGGTACTCCATGCAGGCGAAGACCTCATGGATCAGGTTCGGCGGGGCCAGGTGGCGTATACCAAAGATCTGGCTGATCGATTACTGGATGCCATGGATTTCGTCGGGATGCTGTGCGATGAGATCGAGTCTTCTGGAAGTGTTGGTGCAGGTCATGCAGCAGATTCGGTTCGCTTGGCGGAATCATTGCGGGAATTGCTCTGTAATGCAGAAGTCACTTCTCCAGAATCACCCGTTGCCACAGCGCCCAACAATCCTGCAACACGGAACGGTTCTGCGAAGAGTCACAAAAAACTATTGCATCTCGATCAAATACCCGAAGCGGTACGAATGCAAGCCTATCGTAGTGCGCAAGCAGGCGCCAATGTGCATTGGATTGATTACTCGCCTGCAGAAGATTGTTTTTTTCATGGCGACGATCCTTTTCACCAAGCACGCAATACGCCTGGTACGCTATGGGGATGTATTTCTGCACAAAAGGAATGGCCCAAACTGGCCGAGATGGATCCATACCAATGCTTGCTAAATTTTCATCTGCTGACCATTGCCTCGCGTGAAGAATTGGATGAATACTACCGCTATGTTGCAGATCAAATCCACTTGACGCCTGTGACACCGTTGTTGCTGGTGATACCACAAGGTGATCCGAATGGTGGGCCGGTGTACGACGATTTTGTATTTGATGCGCTTCGTCTTCTGGACGAAGGAAAAATGGAAGGGTTGGCACGCGCAGTTCGCACCCTGTTGGAAATTTCTGGGCCAGATTTGTGGCTTTCTTCTGCCTTGCGATGGCTGCTGCTCGTCATGGAATTCGAGCCGACGAATACCCAGGCTTTACGGACCATTATCCAATCGATTCATACCTTGAACCCTCCGCAGTGGAATGACATTCCCCCTGCTCCACAACAAAATCATGCCGATGCCCATGCCGATAGTCCCCAGCCCGCAGGTCTATTGACTGCAGAAGAAGCCGTTGCGATGGCGGAATTGGTTGAGGTACAGCGAAAAATACTATCTCTTCCCATAGAAGAAAATTGGCAACTGGGTCGAATCAAGTCGGTAGGTACAACCATTGCAGGTTTTCTGCGAACGCTGCATTTGTTGGAAGTACTGCCCAGCTTGGAAGTGGCTGTGGCCACGGCCATCAATGAAGCTTCTTCTGCGCCTTTGTTGACTTGGTTGGATAGCAGTGATTGGGTTTCCAAGCTATCCAGCCTTGTCCAAGAGCCAAATACTGAGAATAAAGCGGATCCGGTTATTCCGGCTATGGATTCGATAGAAACATTGGCTTTCTCGGATAGTACTGCTCCGGCTTCTACCTCCACAGCAGCATTGGGAACCAAATCCAAATTCGGTCGCCGCGCCGAAGACGCATGGAGTGATCCAAAAAGTTTGCGGGTAGATCAAATCAAAATTGACCGCCTGATGAATTTGATTGGTGAAATGGTAGTTTCAAAGAATGCTTTGCCGTACTTGGCAAGTCGAGCCGAAACTGTATTTGGCGTTCGTGATCTGGCGCGTGAAATCAAAGCTCAATATGCTGTGATCAACCGGATAGCCGAAGAGATGCAAGACGCCATTATGCAAGTCCGCATGATGCCCGTGTCATTTGTATTTCAACGTTTTCCGCGCCTCGTTCGCGACATTTCCAGAAAACTGAATAAAGAAGTCAATCTTGTTGTGGAAGGCGAAACAACGGAGGCAGACAAAAACATTATTGAGTCGCTGAGTGATCCACTTATACATATTATCCGAAATAGTCTCGACCATGGCTTCGAGCAACCGGACGTTCGACGCGCCGCAGGCAAGCCTGCGGCTGGGACGTTGACTATCCGTGCAAGTCAGGATTCGGATCATGTGGTCATTGAAATACAAGACGATGGCAACGGGATCGATCCGCAGATCATCAAGCGCAAAGCTTATGAAAAAGGCATTATTGATGAAGAAGCGTTGGATCGTCTTAGCGACCAAGATGCTATCAATCTTGTTTTTGCATCGGGTTTTTCGACGGCAACAGTCGTTTCAGACTTGTCCGGCCGAGGCGTTGGAATGGATGTTGTAAAGTCTGCCATCGAGAAAGTGAACGGCACAGTAATTCTGGAAAGTGAAAAAGGCCAAGGCACTCGCCTTCGCTTGTCTCTTCCTCTTTCCATGGCTGTGACCAATGTAATGATTATTGAATCCGATAGACAAGTTTTCGGTATCCCCATGGATACCGTGGTGGAAACAGTTCGCGTGCCACGCAGTGCGATATATACAATCAAAAATAATCTGGCGACAGTATTGAGGGGAAGAATCGTACCTTTGAAGTCGCTCAACACTTTATTAGGATTGACGGCAGCACCAATCACCAATGCAGACGACGAGTTGGCTGTGCTGGTAATCCGGCACAATAAAGAGTCAGTGGGGCTTCTCGTTGATGATTTCCGCGAAACGGTAGACATCATCCTCAAGCCTATGACTGGTGTGTTGTCTGGACTATCAGCATACTCTGGATCGGCATTGATGGGTGATGGGTCAGTTTTGATGGTATTGAACGTCAAGGAGATTTTTTGA
- a CDS encoding HEAT repeat domain-containing protein has product MAFVKNQSTQPVLDEERQQPRDCKHLVAELENPNPGARRWAARDLMDCPDASAALIRHLEHEKDISVREVILTTLTTLGDDVAVAGLVECLRSDSALVRNEAIEAMKQLPDEVALIMRGLLNDSDPDVRIFAVNILESLRHPDVEMWLITVIENDQQLNVCATAVDLLGEVGTAASREPLQRLQKRFSDVPYIQFATKLALQRINGE; this is encoded by the coding sequence ATGGCTTTTGTAAAAAACCAATCGACGCAGCCTGTATTGGACGAAGAACGGCAACAACCACGTGATTGCAAACACCTGGTAGCAGAACTGGAAAATCCCAATCCTGGTGCCCGGCGCTGGGCGGCGCGAGATCTGATGGATTGCCCAGATGCTTCAGCAGCATTGATACGTCACTTGGAGCATGAGAAAGATATTTCTGTTCGAGAAGTGATTCTTACGACCCTGACTACCTTGGGGGACGACGTTGCAGTCGCGGGATTGGTGGAATGTTTGCGTAGCGACAGTGCTTTGGTGCGCAATGAGGCTATCGAAGCCATGAAGCAATTGCCAGACGAGGTTGCGTTGATCATGCGTGGCTTGCTGAACGATTCTGATCCCGATGTACGTATTTTTGCGGTAAATATTCTCGAATCTTTACGTCATCCTGATGTCGAAATGTGGCTGATCACAGTAATCGAAAATGATCAGCAATTGAATGTATGCGCTACTGCGGTGGACCTGCTAGGCGAAGTAGGTACAGCAGCATCGCGTGAGCCACTCCAGCGGTTGCAAAAGCGTTTTTCCGATGTTCCCTATATTCAATTCGCTACAAAGCTTGCGCTTCAACGAATCAATGGCGAATAA
- a CDS encoding response regulator gives MAKTIMIVDDSATMSMSVKVNLEIAGFKVETAPDGVKALAKLKAGLKPDLIITDINMPNMDGLELIKNIRSLPGFRFTPILTLTTESLSSKRDEGKKLGATGWLVKPVGGADLLKVIKQVLPGS, from the coding sequence GTGGCGAAAACAATCATGATTGTCGATGACTCTGCAACCATGTCCATGAGCGTCAAGGTCAATCTGGAAATTGCCGGTTTCAAGGTGGAAACGGCACCGGATGGCGTCAAAGCACTGGCCAAACTCAAAGCCGGCCTAAAACCCGACTTGATCATTACAGACATTAATATGCCGAACATGGACGGATTAGAACTGATCAAAAATATCCGTAGTCTGCCTGGCTTTCGGTTTACACCGATTCTTACCCTCACCACGGAGAGCTTGTCGTCCAAGCGCGATGAAGGGAAAAAATTGGGCGCCACCGGTTGGCTGGTCAAGCCTGTAGGCGGCGCCGACTTATTGAAAGTCATCAAACAAGTACTCCCTGGATCCTAA